Proteins encoded within one genomic window of Ctenopharyngodon idella isolate HZGC_01 chromosome 6, HZGC01, whole genome shotgun sequence:
- the asip1 gene encoding agouti signaling protein 1 → MSPSLLLCCVLLCLACCVTVHTHIIMEEQYSSNQTTISLQVKNQTDEPPVLIVGLSKTPKKNKKPEKKPKKKFSNRIKRPPPPPNCVPLWSSCKTPNSVCCDQCAFCHCRLFKTVCYCRMGYPKC, encoded by the exons ATGAGTCCGTCATTGTTGCTGTGCTGTGTGCTGCTCTGTTTAGCCTGCTGTGTCacggtacacacacacattattatgGAGGAACAATACAGCTCCAACCAAACAACCATCAGCTTACAAGtcaaaaaccaaacagatgaaCCTCCTGTGCTCATAGTCG GGCTTTCAAAAACACCTAAGAAGAACAAGAAACCGGAAAAGAAACCAAAAAAG AAATTCAGCAACAGAATAAAGAGACCTCCGCCGCCGCCGAACTGTGTCCCGCTGTGGAGCAGCTGCAAGACGCCGAACTCGGTGTGCTGCGATCAGTGCGCCTTCTGCCACTGCCGCCTGTTCAAGACCGTCTGCTACTGCCGCATGGGCTACCCGAAGTGCTGA
- the eif2s2 gene encoding eukaryotic translation initiation factor 2 subunit 2: MSGDEMIFDPTMTKKKKKKKKPFMLEEDGGEGDEGQQLETKEIEADGGEEKEFDLDEDEGRKKETSDDLDDLNFFNQKKKKKKSKKEKIFDAELEEGMKELKIESEPSETQEDDDLMLPAKKKKSRKGKDLQEDTESQSKDDGVEDEDSKTTDDITFSSQTGPAWAGSERDYTYDELLNRVFNIMREKNPDMVAGEKRKFVMKPPQVVRVGTKKTSFVNFTDICKLLHRQPKHLLAFLLAELGTSGSIDGNNQLVIKGRFQQKQIENVLRRYIKEYVTCHTCRSPDTILQKDTRLYFLQCETCHSRCSVASIKTGFQAVTGKRAQLRAKAN, translated from the exons ATGTCAGGAGACGAG ATGATATTTGATCCCACTATgaccaagaagaagaagaagaagaagaagccttTCATGCTGGAGGAAGATGGTGGTGAGGGAGATGAAGGCCAACAATTGGAAACAAAAGAGATCGAGGCTGACGGGGGCGAGGAGAAAGAGTTCGATCTTGATGAAGATGAGGGGAGGAAGAAAG AAACATCAGATGACCTGGATGATTTAAACTTCTTcaaccagaaaaaaaagaaaaagaagtccAAAAAAGAGAAGATTTTCGATGCCGAGCTTGAAGAAGGAATGAAG GAGCTGAAGATCGAATCGGAGCCGTCAGAAACACAAGAGGACGATGACTTAATGCTGCCCGCTAAGAAGAAGAAATCCAGAAAAGGCAAAGATCTTCAAGAGGACACAGAAAGTCAAAGCAAAGATGATG GTGTCGAAGATGAGGACAGTAAAACCACCGATGACATCACATTCAGCTCACAGACAGGCCCTGCCTGGGCAGGATCGGAGAGAGACTACACATACGACGAG CTTTTGAATAGAGTCTTTAACATCATGCGGGAAAAAAATCCAGACATGGTCGCAGGAGAGAAGAGAAAGTTTGTGATGAAGCCTCCTCAGGTTGTCAGGGTCGGCACAAAGAAGACCTCCTTCGTAAACTTCACAGACATCTGCAAACT ATTGCATCGACAGCCAAAACATCTTTTGGCATTTTTGCTGGCTGAGTTAGGTACAAG CGGGTCCATAGATGGAAATAATCAGCTCGTCATCAAAGGCAGATTCCAGCAGAAACAGATAGAGAATGTCTTAAGAAGATATATAA AGGAGTATGTGACATGCCACACGTGTCGGTCTCCTGACACGATCTTGCAGAAGGACACACGTCTTTATTTCCTGCAGTGCGAGACGTGTCACTCCCGCTGCTCCGTTGCCAGCATCAAGACCGGATTCCAGGCTGTGACGGGCAAGAGAGCGCAGCTGCGTGCCAAAGCCAACTAA